The Solanum pennellii chromosome 4, SPENNV200 genomic interval AACAAAACAACTAAATAGAACTCAAAAGGTACCATAGTGTAACCTCCTTATTCCAGACTAGTTTGCAAGTGTGAAAACTTGAAAAACATACAGAGCAATTATTTAGTACAACAACGTAttacaacaagaaaaaaaaaggtcttTTCTTCAATCAAGAAAGCCCTTTTGTTTGAAACTTTCAACTGCATCAACTAGAGTTTCCTCCAGTGCCCTATATTGCCAACCCAACTTCTGCAGCTTCTCTGAACTAAAACCACCATCCTCCGTCACATCAGTAAAACTGTAAAATAGAAGGTACTTTAGCACAACAGATTTTAGATAACTGAGTAACTTCTTTGCAGAAGGGTAAGAGAGCCCGGTCCACTATTGATATCTGATTTGAGTCTAGGCTTGTATGGCTTAGAAATGCTCACTTAGGGTCTAACGGTTCTTCAAGAATCTCTCTAGGTAATGAATTTTAAAGTCGTGTGCTCCTAGGCCCATTCACTAGTGGGCAAGGTTTGTTACAAGAATATTTATCAATACACCTGATCAAATAGACCAAATTCTTAACCAGACACACTGGAAATACGAAATGAAATACCGATAAGACAAGTCCCAATTTCCTTAAGCTGCTTTTTTTCCCTGCAACTCTTAAACCATACACGGGAAATAGGACACTATATTCCCATTAAAGAAGCATAAAGTGAAAAGGAGAGAAATTCACCGTTTAGGATAGTTGTAGTTGGGATAGTGTTTCTTTAGCATGGCAACTAAATCTTCTGATTTCACTGCATGAGCCATGCACAAGTATCTACCTTCAGCTTCAGGTCTCTCATAGACTAGCAGTAAAGCATCAGCTAAATCACGTACGTCTACCAAAAACCGTTTCTTGTTTTCCAGCTCTTCGTATCCTTCTGTATCAACAACAGAAAGAGAAGAAAGGGGCACCAGTCACTTCAAGTGAAAGAAGGAAAGGACACCCTCGATATACATGAAAGCACAGAAACAACAGATGAAGCCTTCTTTAGCATAAAGAATGCTAAGCAACTCAGATGATACAAAAATAAGCAGATATAGTATTTAAGTGTTTGTGCTCCTTTTAGATAATATACCTTGAGGTGAACGGCGAAAGAGCACACACCTAGTTTGCACTGAAATAGAAAAAATGGGTATGGAGGGGTGGAGTGGGGTATATCCCTTTAAGGtgaactttgtttttttttgcaatGAAATAGAAAAATGGGTATGAAATGGGATAAAGCCCTTTAGGTGAaactttctttattttagtgAATGGTTGGTCATATATTCCTAGACTCTGAACCAGTTATTTATAATATCAATGACTAAAGGCCAACTCGTTATACACagaaattaaattaacattTACTACCATTAAGCAAAAAGCTTAGTAACTGTTGGTGCACAGTAGCTAGGAAGTCTCTATCTAACGAGGCAAATACACTTGAGAATCCATGGCAAAAGCAATGCTTGAAACACTAGAGTAGAAGGATGACAAAAAGAGCACCTGAGAAATGCTTCTACAACCAGAACTATCATAAACTGGCCTACTAAACTTTTATCAAATAACCTATATAACACATAACCTAGATTGGCACCGTCTCTCTGTCATATCATATAGTTGAGCAAAGTAAGTAAAAAATAGAAGGGCTTCAGGCAGTTGTCCAAAGCATCTGGGGGTATAAAGTGAAAGTATGCATAAGGAAGAActtaacaataacaaaatacaaaatgttAAATGTATGTTCATGCTCGCACGGAAAACAAAGAAAGTAGCTTGTGGGGAAAAGTGAATTCTGATTATTCCCCAATGAGCAACTCGCACAAGCAGAAATGTAGAAGTAGAAGAAATAATGCAGAAACATTTAAGAGTCAAGTATAACTATGGTTTCTTGGTACCTTTCAGCAGCTTAATGAGTACCAAACTACTGGAGTTTTTTGTCTTCTGCAACATTGGCCCTATAACAAGTGTTGGGAGCACAGTTACCAAATCAAGTCCATTTTGCTTTGCATATGACCAAGCTTCTTTCTCAGCCACCGTTTTAGAAAAACAGTACCAGTTCTGCATGCATTTGGAACCACAAAACGCAATCAGACAGATAGGAAGCTGATCTGGCAAAATAAGCCTTCAAGAATCAAATCCAAATTTATCTTACAAAAACTAAGCCAACCAAAAAGGACACTCCTCAAGTAAATTAAGTATTCAAGATAAAGATCATATATTACATTACCAACAGTACGTATCATATGTAAGAAACATGGctaataatcataaatttaCAGAGAAGTCAAATTCGCAAACTAGCATAGGTAAAAGAAGCTACATTAGTTGCTTTGCAGAATTCACCGTCCGACCAACAAGTCTCGTCCTTCACTTGGCCTTCTGGCCAGTTGGGGTCCAAGGCAGAAGCAGCAACAGAAGACACAAACACAACTCTCTTGATGTTTTCTTCATAGCATGCCTTGAGAACATTAAGTGTGCCGTTCACAGCAGGCTCAACAAGTTCTACCTGCAATCAAGACATTGAACATATGaagaattttacttttttttggtgCAGAACTAGAGCACATTGGGAATAGTTGTTCCGAAAGCAACCTAGAAATGCAGAATGTttgatcacaatacaatgtcTCCTGGATGCACTGGATTTCTCAATGTCTTAGGCTCTCAAATAGGGAAGCGTGTCTCTTAATGAAAAGATCTTTTTGAACAgtacatcatataaaatcccAATATAAATTCACTATCTCGTCCTTCATTTAGTAGAAACGCACCTCTAATAGCTTTCAACAAGTAATAACATGTGCATTCTAGACTGTTTATAAAGATTCCACTGCTATCTGGAGAGTTTACAAACTGAAACCGCAGGATGTGATTAATATCAACAAAGTGAATAAGCTGATAATATCTAAACCACTGGAAATGTATGGTGTCCGGGCCAACTTGTGTGCATTTGGACTTTTCCACGGGGTACCttgttgttgggttttatttgccttaatttcttaccataaataggttttccttttaggaaaaggttttggattgactaattcttttcttgtaggaaaaggtttaggactctataaatagaggcatgttccttctaacttaatcagcattcacaatgtagtcttaaggactttgagagttttgattagggggagaatttatgggtcacaagcttgatacgttatcacttgtgtgaacctcccatgtattccgagtgaattggttgaggttgtttccctctgcattttgtactctcatatttatagtggattgctcatctcctttgtggacgtaggtcgattgaccaaACCACGTTAaactttgtgtcttttggtatatttctcgttgtcttcttactcgtagtCTTTTGAAGTTTACATTGCTAGCTTCCACGTtcacacctgcttattttcggtcctaacaagtggtatcagagccagattcaatgatggagtcaggttgagtggttcgataatcgatgattgaaccaggttagaaagaggtgttcatcttgacgggtgtagttctagccgcaacctttttgacagtaatgaagatttttgttggagaaattgtttcagagaggttctctgtgttgacaCATAAATTTTACAAAGGAGATTATGAATTTCTGtgttgtcagaaattcaggccaaagggaagatttgttgggttttatttgccttgatttcttaccataaataggttttccttttaggaaaaggttttggattgactaatcattttcttgtaggaaaaggtttaggactctataaatagaggcatgttccttctaacttaatcagaattcacaatgtagtcttaaggactttgagagttttggttagggaaAGAATTTATGGatcacaagtttgatacgttatcacttgtgtgaacctcccatgtattccgagtgaattggttgaggttgtttccctctgtattttgtactctcatatttatagtggattgctcatctcctttgtggacgtaggtcgattgaccgaaccacgttaaactttgtgtcttttggtatatttctcgttgtcttcttacttgtagtcttttgaggtttgcattgctagcttccgcgttcacagctgcttattttcggtcctaacactTGTACCTCCCACTGTGACCCATACCAGGTGGAAAAAATCACCAAAGTATTTTTTGGACCTAGTGAGATTTGGGTTGTCCCAGTTTACTTAGTTTTAGAGCAAGAGGAAATAAGTTATTAGGTAATAGCAGATTCATACCTCGGGATTTGGTACAGAGCCGGAAGGAACAGGACTAGCAACATGAAATACTCCATCGCATCCTTTGATGGCTCCAGCAAGTGAGTTGGGATCTAGCAAGTCTGCCTTGAATAGCTTAAGGTTGTCAGCAGCTTTATCAAGGTTATTCAAATGAGCATACTTGTCATCAGCTGCACGGCAAATTAAGAATCATTTCTCAGGAATCTGAGGTCTAAAATTTGTaggaaaacaaattaaagaggTGTTTTTTACAAGGATCTCTGACGGTGCCATGAACTATGTAGTCTTTAGAAAGGAGAAGCTTCACTAGCGATGAAGCCACGTATCCACCTGCTCCAGTTACGCACACTCGACATTTCTCTCCCATCAACGCCATGCCTCATCCACACTAAACGGTGGACTACTTATCTTAATGacctttaattttaattctcataatttatttttttacccaTTATAGAATTTTTACAagatacttattttttttctcatacccatatatagaaaaaatcacaatttatatatatcaaactttttattcaaaatatcaaattaatcttaatttaatttacatttGAACTTTTGATAATGTAccgataaaatatttttatcatatttaatcctttaatttattcaaaacttattaaatttagtctttttacttatttttagtctctaaattagaatatatattCATTGATTTTAATCTAATTGTTAGGTCTGATTTGAGTTAGACTCGCTGTTAATCGCCAATAGGTTattaatttaactatttttattttttttatcaggTTATTGATTCTTGAGAATTTTATTCAAATGATTTAATCCATAATTTGATAGTAAATTAAACAATcatatatcatttatatataaagtTCTTGATTTAGAATACGtttcatagttttatttattGTCATCTGAAACTCTTGATTTATTCGACAATATAGAAGTATTCTTTTCTAGCAAGATGGAATTTATGAAATCATTTATATGGCTCATTTGATTTGTTATCTTGCTTCTAATTGATttctgataaaaaaaaatttgtcaaattttaataaataagatACGGATTTAAAGGTAGTTCACCTTATAGTGTGAAGGTTCCAGCCAGAAAAGCTATTTGGagtaaagaaagagaaaaacaaaagaaaaagtaataacataaaacaacagtaaatgaaaatgaataaatcaaataataacttaaaaatagaAACTCATCTTACTAACATGGGAGACcttaaaattcaaaagtaatttcttcatcgattaattttaacatacaaaatatataaatctaAAGTAAAATTTTTACAATGGAAAGACCTCTAAAATCGAAAAAAGAAATTTTCTCATTGGTCAATTTTAACTTGACAATATAAACAAGACTTAATAATAaagattgaaagaaaaaatcataaaataacaaACCTTTAGGAACAGTAGCAACTGTCAACATATTATAAGAATGAACTTAGCACCAATAATAGTATTACAATTCGTGACTACTAATTTAGAGCAACTAGATTCCAGAAGACAccaaaataacttaataaattaaataggaAGTGAAATAATACAGTCATAAAGGCAGAAAGTAAAAGAAGCAAATACCTAATACAGTAGAAGAGAAACAAATTATAAGGGGTTAGGGACGATTTGGGTTACCGGTTGTGATTGGTATTTCTGCCATTGGTTCTTTGAGCCCCACCGGAGTTTGAGGTCACTTTGGCTGCTGTTTTTGCTCACTCACTGGATAGCGAAGTTCTTCAATCATTTGCACTGTTGtgtttaaaatataattgtttttctttacaTGTTCCTTTTAGAAGTGTTGATACTATTTAGCATGGGGAGATTAGGCATGTTTTTGGGAAGTTATAACACTAGAAATGGTAAGTGAAGCATGAGAGCAATCAAGAAGAAAAGCCTCCCCGGAGCGCTGCTCTGTCAACGATACAAATGTCATCACCCGCCAGTGTAGTTCTACTCGAAGTCTATGAATATAACCAACATTCATACTCGGCTTACAGCAAGCCAGCTATCTTCAGAGCATTTTCAAAGTCGTCTTCACTATTCCATGAGGGAATCTGCATAACCAACATGAAACAACTAACTTGAGCCTAATGTTATGTCCCATGGATAAATACCAAATTGAACTAGATATTGCCTAGATCCTTTTTCCTGTGAATAGCAGCATACTACAAATGTTGCATTCGACCATAATCCTAAATGTTTGTTCATCTTATCTTTATCTTAAATCACATCTGCATTTCACTCGGAATTGTATTACAAGTTTTTAGTTTTTACTCTAGTGTGAATTTGCACCTCCACTCCCCTCCTCACACACACaatgatgaaattttaaatagGTAAGTTTGTTCCATCTTAACTGGGGGTATATACTTTAAACTAATTTCAGGCCACAAATTACCAACCCCGTATATAGTTAATCATGTTACCTAAGCGTCAAAAATAAAGATCCTAAGggtcaaaaataaagaaaagtccAAAATGCAGTAACATAAACAATAGATACATGCCTCAGCCACTTGATGGTTGAAATGGTTCTCAATCTTTGACATTAGCATGGTGTCTCGGTCACTGCACAGCAAGTTGAATATCGCACCTGCTCAAGACGAGGGAAAGGTTGCATAAAGTTCACAACATATATATGTGGCTCATTTTCAGC includes:
- the LOC107017661 gene encoding cinnamoyl-CoA reductase 1-like: MALMGEKCRVCVTGAGGYVASSLVKLLLSKDYIVHGTVRDPSDDKYAHLNNLDKAADNLKLFKADLLDPNSLAGAIKGCDGVFHVASPVPSGSVPNPEVELVEPAVNGTLNVLKACYEENIKRVVFVSSVAASALDPNWPEGQVKDETCWSDGEFCKATNNWYCFSKTVAEKEAWSYAKQNGLDLVTVLPTLVIGPMLQKTKNSSSLVLIKLLKEGYEELENKKRFLVDVRDLADALLLVYERPEAEGRYLCMAHAVKSEDLVAMLKKHYPNYNYPKRFTDVTEDGGFSSEKLQKLGWQYRALEETLVDAVESFKQKGFLD